In the genome of Tachysurus vachellii isolate PV-2020 chromosome 9, HZAU_Pvac_v1, whole genome shotgun sequence, one region contains:
- the ap2m1b gene encoding AP-2 complex subunit mu-B has translation MIGGLFIYNHKGEVLISRVYRDDIGRNAVDAFRVNVIHARQQVRSPVTNIARTSFFHVKRSNIWLAAVTKQNVNAAMVFEFLYKMCDVMTAYFGKISEENIKNNFVLIYELLDEILDFGYPQNSETGALKTFITQQGIKSQHHTKEEQSQITSQVTGQIGWRREGIKYRRNELFLDVLESVNLLMSPQGQVLSAHVSGRVVMKSYLSGMPECKFGMNDKIVIDKQGKGGTTDDAGKSSGKQSIAIDDCTFHQCVRLSKFDSERSISFIPPDGEYELMRYRTTKDIILPFRVIPLVREVGRTKLEVKVVIKSNFKPSLLAQKIEVRIPTPLNTSGVQVICMKGKAKYKASENAIVWKIKRMAGMKESQISAEIELLPTNDKKKWARPPISMNFEVPFAPSGLKVRYLKVFEPKLNYSDHDVIKWVRYIGRSGIYETRC, from the exons ATGATCGGAGGACTTTTCATCTACAACCACAAGGGCGAGGTGCTGATCTCACGCGTCTACCGCGATGACATAGG GAGGAACGCGGTGGATGCGTTCCGGGTTAACGTGATCCACGCACGCCAGCAGGTCCGCTCGCCAGTCACTAACATTGCACGGACCAGCTTCTTCCATGTCAAGCGCTCCAACATCTGGCTGGCTGCTGTCACCAAGCAAAATGTCAACGCCGCCATGGTGTTCGAGTTCCTCTACAAGATGTGCGACGTCATGACCGCCTACTTCGGCAAGATCAGTGAGGAGAACATCAAAAACAACTTTGTGTTGATCTACGAGCTGTTGGATG AGATCCTGGACTTTGGTTACCCACAGAACTCTGAGACCGGTGCACTGAAGACCTTCATCACTCAACAGGGCATCAAGAGCCAG CATCAT ACTAAAGAAGAGCAGTCTCAGATCACCAGTCAGGTGACTGGGCAGATCGGTTGGAGACGTGAGGGCATTAAGTACCGTCGCAACGAGCTCTTTCTGGATGTTCTGGAGAGTGTGAACCTGCTCATGTCACCGCAAG GTCAGGTGCTGAGCGCTCATGTCTCTGGCCGTGTGGTTATGAAGAGCTACCTGAGTGGAATGCCTGAGTGCAAGTTTGGCATGAACGACAAGATCGTCATCGACAAGCAGGGCAAAGGGGGCACTACTGACGATGCAGGCAAGAG TAGTGGGAAGCAGTCTATAGCCATCGACGACTGCACCTTCCATCAGTGTGTCCGACTCAGCAAGTTTGACTCAGAGCGCAGCATCAGCTTCATCCCGCCGGACGGAGAGTACGAGCTCATGAG ATACCGTACCACTAAGGACATCATCCTGCCGTTCCGTGTCATTCCTCTTGTAAGAGAAGTGGGACGCACCAAGCTAGAGGTGAAGGTGGTCATCAAGTCCAACTTCAAACCATCACTCCTGGCCCAGAAGAttgag GTGCGCATTCCCACCCCGCTCAACACCAGTGGTGTGCAAGTGATCTGCATGAAGGGAAAAGCCAAGTATAAGGCCAGTGAAAACGCCATCGTGTGGAA gatcaAGAGGATGGCTGGTATGAAGGAGTCACAGATCAGTGCCGAGATCGAGCTGCTGCCCACCAATGACAAGAAGAAGTGGGCTCGTCCACCCATCTCCATGAACTTTGAG GTGCCGTTTGCCCCGTCCGGACTCAAGGTGCGCTACCTAAAGGTGTTCGAGCCGAAGCTGAACTACAGCGATCATGATGTGATTAAATGGGTTCGCTACATCGGCCGCAGCGGCATCTACGAGACGCGCTGCTAA